The sequence CGTTCCAGGTCGTGGGAGCACCACCAGGTGACGCCCCACAGGGCGGGGTTGGCGGTCACCGTGTCGAGCGTGCGGCGGACGAACTCGGCGGCGTGGGCCTCGGGCACGTCGGGCAGGGGAACGCCGATCTCCTGCAGCCAGATGGGCCGGGCCGGGTCGAGCGAGGTGGCCGCGGCCAGTTCGACGAGGTAGTCGGCGTGGCCGACGGTGGCCGGGCCGAGCGGGCCGTCGATCGCGGAGACGCCGTTGAACACCCAGGAGTGGACCGTGGTCAGGTCGCCGAGGTCCACGTTGTCGGCGGGATGGAACGGGTGCTCCGGGTCGTACCACGTGGCGTCGTACAGCGAGTGGAGGGCGAGCAGGCCCGGCGCGGCGGAGCGCACGACGTCGACCAGTTCGGCGGCCCAGGCCGTGGACGCCTCGGGCGTGGTGGGGTTGCTCGGGTAGAGGTTGTTGACCTCGTTGCCGAGCGTGACGGCGAACACGTTGTCGCGGGTGGCGACGGCGCGGGCGAGCCGGTCGGCGTACGCGGCGATGCCGTCGCGCACGCCGCGGTCGGTGAAGAGGCTGCGCCGGTGCCAGGTGAGCACCCACGACGGCAGGAAGTCGAAGCTGGACAGGTGTCCCTGGAGCAGGTCCACGGCGACGGACAGGCCGAACTCGGCGGCGACGTCGATCAGCGCCAGCAGGTCGTCCACGGCGCGCTGCCGGATCAGCGCCCGGTTGGGCTGGATCCACGGCCAGATCGGGAACACGCGCACGTGGTCCAGGCCGATCGAGGCCAGGTCCTCGAAGTCGCGGCGGGCGGCGTCGAGCGAGAGGTCGAGCCAACTGTGAAACCAGCCGGCCGAGGGCACGTAGTTGGCGCCGTAGCGGATGGGGTCGGACAGGGGCACGCGTCCTCCGGGGGTCGAACGATCTCCCGGCGGAGCCTAAACCGCTTTAGTCGTCCTGCCAAGCCCTCGGCGGCGCCGTGCTCTCCCGGACCACCAGCCGGGGGGTCGCCGTCTCGACGTCCCGGCGCAGCCCCGGCTCGGCGATGACCTCCAGCATCACCTCGGCGAACTGCTTGCCGAAGGCGAAGGTGTCGCGGGAGAGCGCGCTGATCGCGGGGTGCGCGATCCGGGTCAGCACCGAGTCGTCGAAGGCCACGATGGACAGCTCGTCCGGCACCTTCACCCCCATCTCGCCCGCCACCCCCAGCCCGGCCAGCGCCATCACGTCGCTGTCGTAGACGATGGCCGTCGGCCGGCGGGAGCGCGACAGCAGCGCCCGGGTCGCGGCGGCGCCCTCGGAGTCGCTGAAGTCGGTGTGCACCGACACCGCCTCCTCCAGGTCCAGCCGCCCGGCGCGGTCGCGCAGCGCGCGCGTGCGCCGCTGGGTGTGCAGGAACGCCGGGAGGCCCGCGACGTGGGCCATCCTGCGGTGGCCGAGCGCGGCCAGGTAATCCACGACCGACAGCATCGCCCCGCGGTCGTCGGCCCACACGCTGGACAGGTTTCCGTGCCCGCCGGGGCCGCCCAGGACCACCGCGGGCACCCCCAGATCCTCCAGCACCTCGATGCGCGGGTCGCGGACCTTGAGGTCCACCATGACGAACCCGTCCACCCGGTGCGCGGAGGCCCACTCCCGGTAGACCTCCGTCTCGGCCTCGACGTCCTCGACGATCAGCAGGTGCAGCGCCACCGACTGCGCCGACAGCCCCGCCTGCAGCCCGGACAACAACTGGGCGAAGAACGGCTCCACGCCGAGGGTGCTGGCGGGCCGGGCGATGACCAGGCCCACGGCCTCCGCGCGGGCCCCGCCCAGAGCCCGGGCGGCGCTGTGCGGACGCCAGTTCATCTCCTTCGCGACCTGCAGGATTCGCGCGCGGGTGGCCTCGCCGACCCCCGGGCGCCCGTTGAGCGCGAAGGACACCGCGCCCTTCGAAACCCCGACCCGCTCCGCGATGTCGGCGATCGTCGGTCGGCGCACCACTGCTCCTTCACGAGTTCGTCTCAGCTATTGACACACGAGTCTAGCCGGGGGAATAGTCCGGCAACTAAAGCGATTTAGCCTACAAGGAGAGCGCCATGCGTAGGTACTGGACGGGACTGGCCATGGCGGCCGTCATGGTCGTCTCGGGGTGCGGGCTCGACGCGGCCGACCCGCAGGACGAGGCCGCGCCGACCGCGGCCGCCACCGGCGAGGTGAAGGGCAAGGTCACGCTGCAGACGTGGGCGCTGAAGCCCAAGTTCACCTCGTACATGGAGAGCGTGATCAGCGCCTTCGAGAAGAAGCACCCGGGCACCGACGTGGCGTGGCTCGACCAGCCCGCCGACGCCTACTCGGACAAGGTGCTCAGCCAGGCCGCGGGCGGCACTCTGCCCGACGTCACCAACCTGCCACCCGACTTCGCCCGTCCGCTGGTCAAGCAGGGCATGCTGCTCGACGTGTCCACGGTGGACTCCAAGCTGGCCGACGAGTACGTCGCCGGTGGCCTCGACGCATACAGGTTCAGCGGCCACCAGGGCACCTACGGCTACCCGTGGTACCTCAACACGGACGTCAACTACTGGAACAGCGAGTTGATGGCGGAGTACGGGCTGGACCCGAAGCAGCCGCCGGCGTCCTTCGACGAACTGGTCGAGCAGGCCCGGACCATGAAGGAGAAGTCGGGCGGCAAGGTCCTGCTGATGAGCCGCCGCCCTGAGATCGGGGACCTGAGGGAGGCGGGGGTCAAGCTCCTGTCCGACGACGGCAAGAAGTTCGTCTTCAACACGCCCGAGGCCGCCGCACTGGTCGACAAGTACCGCGCCGCCTTCAAGGAGGGCCTGATGCCGCGCGACGTGCTGACCGACACCTACGCCGGCAACGCCAAGCTGTTCAACGAAGGCGCGGTGGCCTGGACCACCGGCGGCGGCAACCACATCACGAGCGTGACCAACGAGAACCCCTCGCTCGCGCCCAAGATCGTGGCCTCCCCCGACTTCGGTACCCCGCCGCTGTACGTTCAGGGCCTGTCCATCTCGAAGAAGACCACGAACCTGCCGACGGCGATCGCGCTGGCCCGCTGGGTGACCAGCCCGGAGAACCAGGCCGCGTTCGCCCACCTGGTCAGCATCTTCCCGAGCACGAAGTCCTCGGCGAACGACCCGTTCTTCAGCAAGAGCGACGGCACCAACGCCGGCGACGCCAAGGTCATCGCCTTCAACTCGCTGGCCAAGGCGGAGGTTCTCCAGCCCTACGAGGTCACCGACGCGATGAGCAAGTTCATCCGGCAGCAGATCTCGGCCGCCCTCAACGGTCAGATCTCCTCGAAAGAGGCCCTGGACGCCGCGGTCGCCAAGTGCAACGAGCTGCTCAACCAGTGACGTACACCGCACCGACCCGCCCGAGGCGGCTGCGCCGCCTGTTCACGCCCTGGGTGCTGGTGGCGCCCGCCGCCCTGTGGCTGCTCGTGTTCAACGTCTGGCCGTCGATCAACACGATCGTCCTGGCGTTCACGAACGCGAAGCCGCTGGGCGGCGGGCACTTCACCGGCCTGGACAACTTCGCCCGGGTGCTGAGCGACGGCCAGCTCGCCGACGCGCTGCTCAACAGCATCGTGTTCATGCTGGTCTGCCTGCCGCTGCTCACGGTCCTGCCGCTGCTGCTGGCGATCCTGGTCGAGAAGAAGATCCCGGGAATCGCGTTCTTCCGCACGGCCTTCTACACGCCCGTCGTCGCCTCCGCCGTGGTGGTCGCGCTGATCTGGAGCTGGGTGCTCAGCGACCGGGGCCTGGTCAACGGCTTCGCGCAGTGGCTGGGGATCATCGCCGAGCCGGTCCCGTTCCTCACCGAGCGCTGGCTCCTGGTGTTCAGCGCCATCTCCCTGACCGTGTGGAAGGGCCTCGGCTACTACATGATCATCTATCTGTCGGCGCTCGGGAACGTCCGGCGGGAGCTGCACGAGGCCGCTGCCGTGGACGGGGCCGGGCCGATCCGCCGGTTCTGGAACGTGACCGTCCCCGGCGTGCGGAACACGATGCTGCTGGTCTCGGTGATGGTGGCGGTCTCGGCGCTGCGCGTGTTCTCGGAGCTGTTCGTGCTCTCGAACGGCACCGGCGGGCCCGGCGGGCGCGCCCAGTCCGTCGTGATGCTCATCCAGATGTACAGCCGCGGCTTCTACGGCCACTTCGGCTACGCCTCGGCGCTCAGCATCGTGCTGCTCGTCATCACGCTCGGCCCGATGCTCCTGCTGCTCCGGCTCAACAGGAAGGCGACCTGACATGCCCGACGTCACAGCGCGTGTCGAGACCGGGCGCCACGCCGTAGCGGCAGAGAGGCCGGGACCGAAGGCGGGCCCGGGACAGGGCCGGCACGCGGGCCGTGCGCGACGGCGGTCCGGATTCGGCACCGCGGGACCGGGCGAGCTGGTGTTGCGCTACTCTCTGCTCGCGCTGGTGCTCGTGCTCCTGATCTCACCGTTCCTGTGGCAGTTGTCCACCTCGCTGAAGAGCCTGCACGAGGACATCTTCACCGGCGCCCCGAGCTTCCTGCCGGAGCAGCCCACGCTGGACAACTACGCCCGGGTCGCCGAAACCATCCCCGTGTGGTCGTACGCGCTCAACTCGCTGATCGTGGCCGTCATCGTGGTCCTGGGCAACGCCGCCGGAGCGACCCTGGCCGGCTACGCGCTGGCCCGGCTGAGGTTCCGGGGCGCGAAGCTGCTGCTCGTGGGGTTCCTGGCCACGCTGGTGCTGCCCGGCGAGGTGACGATCATCTCGCAGTACATCACCGTGCGCGGGTTCGGCCTGGCGGACACCCTGCTGGGCGTCGCGCTGCCCGGCGCGATCGGGATGCTGAACGTGCTGCTGATGCGTACCGCGTTCCAGGCCATCCCCCAGGAGATGGACGAGGCCGCCGTCATCGACGGTGCGACCCCGTGGCAGCGGCTGATCCGCATCGGCCTGCCGAACGTGCGGGGCATGCTGAGTGTGATCACGATCTTCGCGTTCATCGGCGCCTGGGACGACTTCCTGTGGCCGCTCATCGTCCTCAACGACCCGGAGAACTTCACGCTCACCGTCGGCCTGCAGTACCTCAACGGGACGTTCACCAACAACCCCCGGCTTCCCGCCGCCGGGACCATGATCTCCTTTATCCCCATCGTGATCCTTTTCGCGTCGTTGCAGCGGTTCTTCTTCCGCGGCGTCGAAGAGGGCGCGATCAAGGGCTGATCGACAACCTGACCGAGGAGTCTCCCCCATGCATGACGATCGCGAGCTGGTCGAGAACCGGCTCAAGCGGGTGCTCGACGAGCGGATCCGCCCCGCGGTGTACCCCGCGTCCGTGCCGCTGGACGTGGCCGTGTGGCACGCGCCCGGCGAGCCCGTACCTGTGGCCGAGGGCCTGGCGGCATCCCCCTCACCGATCGCGGTCGGTGACGCGTGGGGCGCGCCGTGGGGCACGAGCTGGTTCACGGTCACCGGCACGGTGCCCGCCGACTGGGCGGGCCGGACCGTGGAGGCCATCCTCGACCTGGGCTTCGACGAGAACATGCCGGGCTTCCAGTGCGAAGGCCTGGTCTACCGGCCCGATGGCAACCCGGTGAAGGGTCTCAACCCGCGTAACCAGTGGGTGCGCGTCGGCGCGCCGGTCCAGGGTGGCGAGGAGGTGCGGCTGCACATCGAGGCGGCCTCCAACCCGGTCATCCTCGACTACCACCCCTTCCTGCCCACGAAGCTCGGAGACAAGGAGACGGCCGGCAGCGAGCCGCAGTACCGGCTGGCCCGCATGGAACTCGCGATCTTCGACGAGACCGTCTGGCAGCTCGTGATCGACCTGGAGGTGCTCGGCGAGCTGATGGCGGAGCTGCCCGTGGACGGCGCCCGCCGCTGGGAGCTGCTGCGCGCCGTCGAGCGGGCCCTCGACGCGATCGACCTGCAGGACGTCAACGGCACGGCCGCCGCCGCCCGCGCCGAGCTGGCCGGGGTGCTGGCCACGCCGGCCGCGCCCTCGGCCCACCGGATCAGCGCGGTCGGGCACGCCCACATCGACTCGGCCTGGCTGTGGCCGCTGCGCGAGACCGTGCGCAAGGTCGCCCGCACCACCTCCAACATGACCGCGCTGCTGGAGGACGAGCCGGAGTTCGTCTTCGCCATGTCCCAGGCACAGCAGTGGGCGTGGATCAAGGAGCACCGGCCGGAGGTCTGGACCCGGGTCGTCAAGGCCGTGGCCGATGGGCGGTTCGTCCCGACCGGCGGCATGTGGGTGGAGTCGGACACGAACATGCCCGGCTCGGAGGCCATGGCCCGGCAGTTCGTGCACGGCAAGCGCTTCTTCCTCGACGAGTTCGGCGTCGAGAACGAGGAGGCGTGGCTGCCCGACACGTTCGGCTTCGCCGCCGGGCTCCCGCAGATCATCAAGGCGGCCGGATCCAAGCGGCTGCTCACCCAGAAGATCTCCTGGAGCCAGATCAACAAGTTCCCCCACCACACGTTCCTGTGGGAGGGCATCGACGGCACCCGGATCTTCACCCACTTCCCGCCCGTGGACACCTACAACTGCTCGATGAAGGGCAGCGAGATCGCCCACGCGGCGCGCAACTTCAAGGACAAGGGCGTGGCCCGGCACTCGCTGGCTCCCACCGGCTGGGGCGACGGGGGCGGCGGCACCACCCGTGAGATGGTCGCCAAGGCGGCCCGCCTGCGGGACCTGGAGGGGTCGGCCACCGTTGTCTGGGAGACGCCCGCCGAGTTCTTCGCCAAGGCCGAGGTGGAGTACCCCGCCCCGCCGGTCTGGGTCGGCGAGCTGTACCTGGAGCTGCACCGCGCCACGCTCACCAGCCAGGCCAAGACCAAGCAGGGCAACCGCCGCAGCGAGTCGCTGCTGCGCGAGGCCGAGCTGTGGGCGGCCACCGCCGCCGTGCGCACCGGGTCCGAGTACCCCCACGAGCGGCTCGACCGGATCTGGAAGACCGTGCTGCTCCACCAGTTCCACGACATCCTGCCCGGCTCGTCCATCGCCTGGGTGCACCGCGAGGCCGAGAAGACGTACGCCGCCGTGGCCGCCGAGCTGAACGAGATCATCGACGGCGCGCAGCGGGCCCTCGCGGGAAACCCCGGCTCCGGCGAGCTGGTCTTCAACGCGGCGCCGCACACCCGCCACGGCGTCCCGGCCGGCGGCGCGGCCGCGGTCCCAGCCCCCGCCCTCGCCGCCGAACTCCGCACGCGCGGCGAGGGCGGATACGTCCTGGACGACGGCCTGCTCCGGGTGGAGGTCGACGGCCGCGGCCTGGTCGTCTCGGCGTACGACCTGCGGGCGGAGCGGGAGACGGTCGCGCCGGGGCAGGCCGCCAACCTGCTGCAGATCCACCCCGACTTCCCCAACATGTGGGACGCCTGGGACGTGGACCAGTTCTACCGGAACACGGTCACCGACCTGGTGGACGCCGACGAGGTCGCGCCGGGCGAGGAGCCGGGCTCGGTCCGCGTGGTGCGCTCGTTCGGCGCGTCGCGGGTCACACAGGTCCTCACCGTGGAGGCCGGGCGGCTCGACATCCGCACCGAGGTGAACTGGCACGAGACCGAGAAGTTCCTCAAGCTGGCCTTCCCGCTGGACGTGCACGCCGACCGGTACGCCTCCGAGAGCCAGTACGGCCACGCCTTCCGCGCCACCCACACCAACACCAGCTGGGAGGCCGCCAAGTTCGAGGCGTGCAACCACAAGTTCGTGCACGTGGAGGAGCCGGACTGGGGCGTGGCGCTGGTCACCGACTCCACCTACGGCCACGACCTGACCCGCACCGTGCGGGCGTCCGACTCGGGCACGACCACCACGCTGCGGGTGTCGCTGCTGCGGGCGCCGCGGTTCCCCGACCCCGAAACCGACCAGGGCCTGCACCTGTTCCGGCACGCACTGGTGCCGGGCGCGGCGATCGGCGACGCGGTGCGCGAGGGCTGGTTCCTCAACCTGCCCGAGCGGCGGGTCCCGGGCGACGCCGAGGTCGCGCCGCTGGTCACCGTGGACGACGACGCGGTCGTGGTAACCGCCGTGAAGCTGGCCGACGACGGGAGCGGAGACGTCGTCGTCCGCTTCCACGAGTCCCGGGGAGGCCGGGCCCGCGCCCGCGTCTCCACCGGCTTCGCCGCCACCGGCGTCGCCGTGACCGACCTGCTGGAGCGCCCGCTCACCGACACGGCCCCACCGGAGCTGACCGACGGGTCGGTGGCGGTGGCACTGCGCCCGTTCGAGCTGGTCACGCTACGGTTCAGCCGCTAAGCGCACCCCCTCGGCGTACCGCCCGGGCGGGCGGTACGCCGAGAGCCGGCCCACCCGGCCCGCCCAGGACGGGAGGCGTCGCGGCGACGTACACGATCACCGGGCGACGAGGAAGGCCGATCGGCCCGTGACGTTGAATGCGCACGCCCTCCAGCACACGCCGGAAGTACGGGCTGTCGCCATGCCGGCCGGGGCTGATGATCCGGGCGATCGGACGGCAACGCCGGTCGGCGGCCAGGTGCACCTTCGTGCTCAACCCGCCACGCGGACGGCCCAGCGCTTCCCGTCCCCTGGCCGGTTTGTGATCTACGCCGTCCCCTTTGACGGGAAGTCGGCCGACGGCCGATGGCGGGCTCCGGCGGCATGCTGATGCGCACGCACCACGGCGGAATCCACGCTCACCGTCCAGTCCTCGCCTTCGGCCTCGTCACATCCGGCCCGCAACCCGTCCAGGATCTTCCCCCAGGTGCCGTCCATCGACAGGAGACCACTGAAGATGTAGGAGCCTGACCTCGCTGTGAATACCGCCCCAGCATGCCGCCGCAGATCCTGGCCACGGCGGTGCTGTTGCAGACCCTGGACGGCGTCTCCGATGTCGAGGCCGTCCAGGAACTACGCTGCGACCTGCGCTGGAAGGCCGCCTGCGGACTGGGCCTGCACGACACCGCATTCGATCCGTCGCTGCTGACCTACTTCCGGCGCCGCCTGGCCCGCTCGACGCGACCGGCCGGATCTTCGATGCGGTCCGCGCGGTCATCGCCGAAACCGGCGTGCTGCGCGGCCGCCACCGGCGGGCACTGGACTCGGCCGTGCTGGACGACGCGGTAGCCACCCAGGACACCGTCACCCAGCTGATCGCCACGATCCGCCGGGTAATCCGCGAGGTGCCCGGCGCCGCGGAAGCCGCCGCGTCCTGCTGCATCGCCCATGACTACATCAGCCCCGGTAAACCCCGCATCGCCTGGAACGACGAGCAGGCCCGGGCCGTCCTGGTCGATGCCCTGGTCACCGACGCGATCCGCCTGCTGGCCGAGACCTGCGACCAGGTGCTGGATGCGCGCGCCGCAGACGCCATCGGCATCCTGGCGCTTGTGGCGGACCAGGACGTGGAACCGGGCGAGGGCTCCGACGGCCGCGACGGGCGCCGGCGCATCGCCCGGCGCACCGCACCCGAGCGTATGATCTCCACCGTCGATCCCGAGGCCCGGCACATCCACAAGAGCACAACCCGCACCTCAGACGGGTTCAAGGCGCACCTGGCCGTCGAGCCGGAGACCGGCCTGCTGACCGCCGTCGCCATGCGGCCCGGGGCCGGAGCCGCCCATCACGAGGCCGCCGTGGCCCCCGATCTACTGACCGGCGAAGACCACCGGGTGGAGGTCGTGGCCGATGCCGCGTACTCGTCCGGGCCGTGCCGGCGGGCACTGACCGAGGCCGGGCACCGGCTGCTGATCAAGCCGCCGCCACTGCGCCCGGCCGGGCCGAGCGGGTTCACCCTGGACGACTTCGCCATCGGCACCGGCACCGGCCTCTGCCCGGCCGGGCAGAGGGCGGTGCCGGTGGTACGGACACCAAACGCGCTACCTTCGACACCGCGACCTGTGCGCTCTGCCCGCTGCGGCAGCGGTGCACCATTGCCCGGGGCGGCCGGGTGGTGCAGATCCGCCCCGATCACGATCTGCAAGTGGCCGCCCGCCGCGGCACCCCACACGGATCGGGGTCAGGCAAGGTCAGATGGGTCGTAGAGCGGACCTTCGCCTGGCTGCGTCAGTTCAACCGACTCCGCATCCGCTACGAACGCCGTGCTGATCTTCGTCAAGCCCTGCTTGACCTGGCCTGCAGCATCATCTGCCTCCGCAGACTGCGGACCTCATTTTGAAACCCTCAGTTAGAGCAGGCCCTGACGCCACCGGCCGTTCCAGTTGTTCGATCCCCGTCTCAGGACCAGGTGACCGGTAGCGAATGCACGCCGAAGATGAGCATCTCGTTGCGTACCGGCACCTGCTCGGTCGGCACCGCCAGGCGCAGGTCCGGCAGACGGGAGATCAGTTCGCCCAGCCCTGTCCGCATCTCGATCCGGGCCAGTTGCTGACCCAGGCACTGGTGCACCCCATGCCCGAAGGCCAGGTGAGGAGTACGTGAGCGGCGCAGGTCGAGCGTGTCGGGATCGGGCCAATGTCGGGGGTCCCGGTTGACCTCGGGCGTGGCGATCACGACGGTCGCGCCGGCCGGGATGTCCACACCGCCCAGCGTCACCGGCTCGGTGGTGACCCGGCTGACTCCGAGCTGGATGATCGACAGGAACCGCAGCAGCTCCTCCACCGTGCTGTCGATCAGGCCCGGATCGGCACGCAGCGCCGCGAGCTGGTCGGGATGCTCCAGCAGCGCGAACGTACCCAGACCCAGCATGTTCGCCGTGGTCTCATGGCCCGCGTTGAGCAGGACGAGTGCGACATCGACCAGCTGTGCGTCCGTCAGGGGCGGGTCGGCGTCGTGGATGAGCCCGGACAGCAGGTCATCAGCGGGGTTCGAGCGCTTGCCTGCCACCAGCCGCCGCATGAACGCATACAGCTCGGCGCGCGCCATGGCCTGCTCCTGCGGGGTCGAGTCCGCGTTCAGCCCGGCCGCCGTACGCTCCTGGAACTCCGCACGGTCGGCGTAGTCCACGCCCAGCAACTCGCAGATGACCAGCGACGGCAGCGGCAACGCGAACGCCGGCACCAGATCGGCCTCCGTACCCGCCGCCTTCATCGCCTCGATGTGCTCCACTGCGATCTCCGTCACCCGCGACTCCAGCTCCCGCATCCGCCGCACCGTGAACTGACCCGTCAGCAACCGCCGCAACCGGGTGTGCTCCGGCGGGTCCATGAAGACGAAGATCCCGTCCTCCCGCTCCGCCACCTCCGCCTTCGACGGTTCCGCCGCCTCCATCTCGGCCACCTCGTGCGGCCGCAGCGACGTCGCGTCCCGATGGCGCACCTTGTCGGCGCTGAAACGCGCGTCCGACAACACCGTACGGGCCTCCTCGAATGGACCTGTTGCGCCACGACATGTTCATGACGATGCGCACCGTGTCGGACGAGTCGATCGTCGAGATCGTGGACGAGGTGTGGCTGCCACTACTGGGGGCGCCTGAGGCTCCGGCCGAGTCGTCGGCTCCGGCCCCACCGGGCTGACCCTCGCCTGCGACCTGGCCCGCCGGGCGTCGCCGTCCGCCTCCGTCAAGCGGGCCGAGCATCCCACACCGCCTCCCGCGCCGAGACTGTTCAGCCCCGCGAACGTAGTCGTCGCCACCGCCTGGTGAAACGTCCAGCTGCACGACGACGCCGAACGCAACAACCTGCCGGTCGCCGGTCGTGCCCAGCAGCTACGGCTGCGCGGGAATCCGGCCGGCTCGAACCCGGGGTGTGATCGCTAACGTGCCAGATAACGAAGGTTGTCCCGCAACAGGGCATAAGCGCGCCGTTCACCCCTCACTGGCCCAGCAGGTTCGGGCCGGCTCGCCTACCCGGAAGTGGAGCCCGTCGAGCATGACGGCCAGAAGGCGATCATGGTGTGCGGGGGTCCGTTCCGCCGCCCAGGCGACCGAAGCGATCAGGGAGAAAAGGGCCGAGGCGTCGATATCGGGCCGGATCGTCCCTGCGTGCTGGGCTCTGGCCAGTAGTTGTGCCCCAGCGGCCTTGACGGCCTGGCAGGTGGCGTGGAGTTCGGATGCGGGGTCGGCGAGGCTGTCGACAAGGGCGTCGACCAGGCCGCGATAGGCCATGGCGTGCTCGACCGCGGCCGTCAGCCAGGTGGCCAAGGCCTGGTGCGGGGACGGGGAGGCGAGCAGCTCGTCCGAGCGTGCGTTCAGGCCGCGCAGGCTCTCGCCCAGCAATGCCTCCAGCAGTGCCTGGCGGGTCGGGAAGTGCCGGTAGAGGGTCACGTTGCCGACGCCGGCGGTGCGCGCGATGTCGTTCAAGGAGGCGCCAACGCCGTGCTCGGTGAAAGCCGTCCGAGCGGCCGTCAATAGACGCTCGTAATTGCGTCGCGCATCTTTGCGCCCTACGGGCCGGGCCTGCGCCGATCGATCCGCCACGGGACCCTCCACACGTTTGCTAAAACGAGGAACCTCCTCATATCTTAGCTCACCAGAAACGAGGAGCCTCCTCGTTTCGTTGTGCACCATCCTGAGGAGTGCCATGACCGAACAGAGCACGCACGTGGCGACAGCGGGATCCGGGCCCGCCGGTGCCGCCCGACGGCAGCGCCGCCCCGGCCTGGTGCTCGCCATCGTGCTGATCTGTCAGACGATGTTCATCCTGGACACCAACGTGGTGAACATCGCCCTCTCCGACATCCAGCACGACCTGGGTTTCTCCGCGACCGGCCTGTCCTGGGTGCTCAATGCCTACATGCTGGCCTTCGGCGGTCTGCTGCTGCTCGGCGGTCGCGCGGGCGACATCGTCGGCCAACGGCGGGCTCTCATCGGCGGGGTCGTCATCTTCACCGTCGCCTCACTGGCCGGAGGGCTGGCCACATCGGCCGAGATGCTGCTGGCGGCCCGTGCCGGTCAGGGGATCGGCGCCGCCATTGCCGCACCGACCGTGCTCGCCCTCATCACCGTAGGCTTTACGGACCCTGCACGCCGGGCGCGGGCGCTGGGGGCTTACGCGGCGGTCTCCGGCTCCGGCGCCGCGATCGGCCTCATCGCCGGTGGCATGCTCACCGACTGGATCTCCTGGCGGTGGGTGCTGTTCATCAACGTGCCGATCGGCATCGTCCTGCTGATCCTGGCCCCGCTGTTCATCACCGAGACCGATCGCCACCCAGGCCGCTTCGATCTGGCGGGTTCGCTGACCTCGACGCTCGGCATGACCGCGCTCGTCTACGGCTTCATCCGCGCCGCCGAGAAGGGCTTCGGCGATGTGGTCACCCTCGGCGCGCTCAGCGCGGCCGCCGTCCTGCTGGTCCTGTTCGTGGCCGTCGAGTCCCGTGCCCGGCAGCCGATCGTCCCGCTACGGCTGTTCGCCGACCGCAACCGCGCCGGCGGCTACGTCGTGCTGCTGTTCGTCCTGGCCGCGGGCAACGGCATGTTCTTCTTCCTCACCCAGTTCCTGCAGCAGGTCCTCGGCTACAGCCCTCTGCAGGCGGGATTCGCCTTCGTGCCGCTGGCCCTCGTGATCCTGGCCTCTTCCGGCGTGGCGGCCCGGCTGCTGCCGCGCCTGGGCGCCAGGACGCTGATCGCCGTCGGCGCCGCGGCGATCAGCCTGGCCCTGCTGTGGATGACACAGCTGACGCCCCAGGCCG comes from Streptosporangium roseum DSM 43021 and encodes:
- a CDS encoding ABC transporter substrate-binding protein, coding for MRRYWTGLAMAAVMVVSGCGLDAADPQDEAAPTAAATGEVKGKVTLQTWALKPKFTSYMESVISAFEKKHPGTDVAWLDQPADAYSDKVLSQAAGGTLPDVTNLPPDFARPLVKQGMLLDVSTVDSKLADEYVAGGLDAYRFSGHQGTYGYPWYLNTDVNYWNSELMAEYGLDPKQPPASFDELVEQARTMKEKSGGKVLLMSRRPEIGDLREAGVKLLSDDGKKFVFNTPEAAALVDKYRAAFKEGLMPRDVLTDTYAGNAKLFNEGAVAWTTGGGNHITSVTNENPSLAPKIVASPDFGTPPLYVQGLSISKKTTNLPTAIALARWVTSPENQAAFAHLVSIFPSTKSSANDPFFSKSDGTNAGDAKVIAFNSLAKAEVLQPYEVTDAMSKFIRQQISAALNGQISSKEALDAAVAKCNELLNQ
- a CDS encoding carbohydrate ABC transporter permease, whose amino-acid sequence is MLRYSLLALVLVLLISPFLWQLSTSLKSLHEDIFTGAPSFLPEQPTLDNYARVAETIPVWSYALNSLIVAVIVVLGNAAGATLAGYALARLRFRGAKLLLVGFLATLVLPGEVTIISQYITVRGFGLADTLLGVALPGAIGMLNVLLMRTAFQAIPQEMDEAAVIDGATPWQRLIRIGLPNVRGMLSVITIFAFIGAWDDFLWPLIVLNDPENFTLTVGLQYLNGTFTNNPRLPAAGTMISFIPIVILFASLQRFFFRGVEEGAIKG
- a CDS encoding carbohydrate ABC transporter permease, giving the protein MTYTAPTRPRRLRRLFTPWVLVAPAALWLLVFNVWPSINTIVLAFTNAKPLGGGHFTGLDNFARVLSDGQLADALLNSIVFMLVCLPLLTVLPLLLAILVEKKIPGIAFFRTAFYTPVVASAVVVALIWSWVLSDRGLVNGFAQWLGIIAEPVPFLTERWLLVFSAISLTVWKGLGYYMIIYLSALGNVRRELHEAAAVDGAGPIRRFWNVTVPGVRNTMLLVSVMVAVSALRVFSELFVLSNGTGGPGGRAQSVVMLIQMYSRGFYGHFGYASALSIVLLVITLGPMLLLLRLNRKAT
- a CDS encoding glycoside hydrolase 5 family protein is translated as MPLSDPIRYGANYVPSAGWFHSWLDLSLDAARRDFEDLASIGLDHVRVFPIWPWIQPNRALIRQRAVDDLLALIDVAAEFGLSVAVDLLQGHLSSFDFLPSWVLTWHRRSLFTDRGVRDGIAAYADRLARAVATRDNVFAVTLGNEVNNLYPSNPTTPEASTAWAAELVDVVRSAAPGLLALHSLYDATWYDPEHPFHPADNVDLGDLTTVHSWVFNGVSAIDGPLGPATVGHADYLVELAAATSLDPARPIWLQEIGVPLPDVPEAHAAEFVRRTLDTVTANPALWGVTWWCSHDLERSLTDFPEREYGLGLFTVDHRPKPAAKELAAIIGERRRRTGERRPALRCDVDLRTEPGRRAEVAPGSAFHTEWVRLRQTGPVAIVAGDRAADPGHLTTRGIDTVLTQE
- a CDS encoding LacI family DNA-binding transcriptional regulator, translating into MRRPTIADIAERVGVSKGAVSFALNGRPGVGEATRARILQVAKEMNWRPHSAARALGGARAEAVGLVIARPASTLGVEPFFAQLLSGLQAGLSAQSVALHLLIVEDVEAETEVYREWASAHRVDGFVMVDLKVRDPRIEVLEDLGVPAVVLGGPGGHGNLSSVWADDRGAMLSVVDYLAALGHRRMAHVAGLPAFLHTQRRTRALRDRAGRLDLEEAVSVHTDFSDSEGAAATRALLSRSRRPTAIVYDSDVMALAGLGVAGEMGVKVPDELSIVAFDDSVLTRIAHPAISALSRDTFAFGKQFAEVMLEVIAEPGLRRDVETATPRLVVRESTAPPRAWQDD